The Chitinophagaceae bacterium nucleotide sequence TTGGTAAATATCTTTCCCGTTTGTACTGTAGGTTGTTTCTAATTGCAGCTTTTCAGCGTATTGTTTGGCTTGTGTGACACCCTCACTAACTTCTAATTCGTCACTCTTAGCTTCTATTACAGCAAGTTTAATACCTTTATACACTAGTATATAATCAGCAATTAGCTTTTTACCACGACCGCCACCCGATTGAATTTTACCCTCAGTAACACGGTATTCACGAAGCACTTTAGAGCCTTCTACCACGCCCCATCCACAAGCCTTTAGCTTGGGGTCAATCAGTTCTGCTCTTGTTTCTGCTTCATTCATATTGTCAGAATTAGGATTTTTTGGACTTAATGATTGCAGGATTATTTCTGATGTACTCTTTATTTTCAGGATGATTTACATTGTATACCCTTTTAAACTCCAAACTTTTAGCACCAAAATTTATTAATAAGCCAATAGGTAAATTGTATGCCTGGCAATAATTCATTGCTTGTGCCAAGTGCACTTCTTCCAGTTTAATTAATGCTTTAAGTTCCACCATGATATTTTCGCCCACAAAAAAATCTACTCTCCGTTTGCCAATATCTATACCTTCATAGAAAATAGTCATTTCCATTTCACGCTTAAAGCCCAACCCCTGCTTTTCCATCTCAATGGCTAATGCTCGCTGGTAAATTACTTCCTGAAATCCATTGCCCAAAGTGCTATGTACTTTCATAGCACAGCCAATTATTTTATGTGTAATTTCTTCGTGCTTCATACCTTCTCCT carries:
- a CDS encoding GxxExxY protein, producing MKHEEITHKIIGCAMKVHSTLGNGFQEVIYQRALAIEMEKQGLGFKREMEMTIFYEGIDIGKRRVDFFVGENIMVELKALIKLEEVHLAQAMNYCQAYNLPIGLLINFGAKSLEFKRVYNVNHPENKEYIRNNPAIIKSKKS